ACTTTGCTCtagtaatactaataataataataagaaagcTTTTTGTGGTTTGTGCACAAACAGttgttcaaatacatttttctctgaGAAGATATTAAGGCATAATGAGAAACCCATTTTAGAGCTTGTCTGACTGGACTGAGAAGCCTGAGTCATCGAGACTCAGCCACAGTAGTTAGCTTAGCGAGCTGGATCCACTTCAGCTCCACCCAGGTTTCACCACACAATCTGGATTTTCTGTTTCCAAACTGTGAAGACGGTGAGAAGTGGTCAACTAAACACCAGGCTTTAAAAATGTGccttataatattataataataattataataattctGAGCAGTAAAAATCTGTccttgaaatgaatgaaaatgaattatcTTAAACCTCAGTCAGAGCATGTCTGCAGCAGGTTTAAGTTAAACCTCAGACACAGTGGCCTCTTCAGGAGTATAGGTGATTTCTACAGGACACACCAAAAGGGTTCAGTCTAAACCACAGGTGCAGTTTAAACCACAGCTGTTAGGGCAACAATGGGGCTTAAGTGATCGAGTGTCTTTGACCCGGATAAGACAGGTTTAAACTGGTCTTAAACCTTAAACCACAGCTAAGCTAATGACAGAGCAACAGCCCCacatgtgagtgttgtgtttacagcttattTCTGCTGCCTGTGGccaaaaaataaactaaagcaGGATTAAACAGTCCAAAAGCTACTTTAACCTCATCAATTCTTGCTATATAACGATAAACGGCCGTTACCCCCGAGGCCCGCACTACGCATGCGCCTCTCACTTACCCAACGTTAAACTCTTTCAGGTAAGCTAACAGTTAAACTGGTTAAGTTAAGCTAGCCTTaaacagcacaacaaacacacGATAAATCCaattgaaacaaaacaaaaacaacgcAGGTCACTTGAGAAAACTTACCGCTGTTCTGACAATATTTCCAtgttccccccaaaaaactgcatcaaaaataaaaccGTCTGCGACACAGCGAAGAGGATTTTTCGGTGCGTCGTTTCAAACAAAGATGGCCGCCGGAAGTATACACTCGTCGTCTCGTTGCTGGGTTTTATTCTATgaatatacaaaataataataataataatgattaatatAAGCAAATTAACTTAACGAATTAGGTAACCTGGCTTTCTTTTGTTACAGCTGGTTAACAGAGCTAACTGAATGTGGAAATATCTCAAAGTAGTGTAATGTTAGCTAAGTGTTGCCAAACCTGTTAAATATAGTTTTTCAAAGTTTGGCTTGGTGCTGTGATACTTCTAGTATTGAGTAGAGACGTGATTGTGAATATGTCTTGTTGTTATTTGTATAATCTATATACGGTTTCAAATAAGATACAGCCTTGCCTTTTTGAACCCAGGTATCACTAAATACATAACTACAGCTCATATTTGGTGATTACAGAGTAATAAAACGTGAAAAATAACCGAATAAACGTCTCTGGCACGGTAAAACTACAACTCCCACAATGCCGCGTTCAGCCGGACTTCACGTGATATGCTCCGTCCCCTTCATGTGATCATATCGACGAGAAAACATGGCGGATGTAGAAGCGACGAAATCTTTGAGCGGACTGTTGAATGGAATAGCTCAAAAGGTGTATTATAACAACAGCGACATCACCGAGGAGCTGCTGAAGAACGAGCTGTACGCCGACCTGCCGCAGGAGGAGTTCAAGGCTTTgcatgagaaaatgaaaggcCTCCTGAAGGTAGTAACACACGCCCATCCTGGAAGTAGCACTGCAGAAATATTACCCacatctttttctgtctttttctacaTATGAAAAAGAAGCACCCGAAAGATTTTTAGTggacatgaatgtatgtaatTAATAGATGTTTGCTCTGCAGTTTGGACTTTTAGCAGAAGCTGCAGCCAAAGTATCTTATAAGTGACATACAGGAACTACAGCTGCCAAATAAGTGAATagtgaaatgtcatttttcacttcagatcagaaactgtttattgccaagtaacatacattacaagggatttgctgtggtctgaaggtgctattgttttgataacaaataagtagaatataaaagctaaaataagaataaaataaaaataagataagataaataacaacagtgcagtgaccagaataaagtaaagtgtccagtagggggtgggtgcgttaatgtaacgcaggggggacaggggtgatgtacgttatgtcaaggttcagctttattgtcattatacaaCCCAGGATTGCACCATGAAGTGCAGCTGTAGCCCCCTCCACgccgcacacacagaaaatgtaaattaaaacggaacaaaacaataaagtagagcaacatttgaaatgtaatctTATTTTGAGTCTCCTCAATATGTAACTAATAAGAAATGCATGTCAGTAGCTACAGTCTGCTCAGAAGTGTTTGTCTGAAGAGGTCTGTCACCAAATTAAAGCTTTTGTATtaagctttgtttttcttatgaCTGATTGTTTGTACATTCTTAcaactcaataaaaaaaacctttagtAGTGGAAATGAGGGTAGTGCAAAGATAATGGTATGCTGCAAACTAAGACCAGCACAACAGAATAGTTCCATGTCAACAACAAGTTGCTACCACAAGTAAAGCGTAAAAGAGTTTTAAAACTAGCAGCAGCTTCTGCTTTGTAAAGGTTTTCAGGTAAACATCAGCTTATAACTCGTTCATATAAATCCTGATGAGATTGTCCTAAATGTTAATGGTGAAACTTTTTCAAACTGCAATGTTTTCTTCCATTAGTCTGTTCCAGTGTGTCTCAGCAGGGGGCAGCATTAACAGCTCCAGTGCTGTTTACATTCAGGTGCCCTGTGACCTGCACTAAGCTCAACCACAGAATCACATTCGCTTCgctcttttccttttatttaatcaAGTAAAAGTGTCATTGAGATTAAAATTGAATTGCAAACTTTTCAGGAGAGATGTGGCAACATGAAAATATTGTCACAAtgataaataacacaaacaacataaGCAGATCAAGAGTATACAATCCCACACTGGTCTGATTGTAGAACTGCAGAACTTTGTGGCGCACTTCAGCtgatcctcctcatcctcttttcctccatccCTCAGTCTATCGCCACAGCAGACATGGACCACGCCCAGCTGGAGGCCTTCCTCACAGCCCAGACTAAGAGGCAGGGCGGCGGTGGGTTGACTGCGGAGCAAGCGGCCGCCCTCTCTCGCTTCTGGAAGAGCCAGCGAGTCCGAGTGAGGGAGAGCTTGCTGGCTCAGAGCCGCTGGGAGCCCGGTCTCAGGGGCCTCTCCTGGAGGGTGGACCTCCAGACTGCAGCCACCCGGGGAGATGCGGCCCACAGCGGCCCGGTTGCCCtgatggagctggagctgggcAGAGCCGGACAGGTGAGACTGACATCCAGTGTTTCCTCCGCTGCTCATTAATGCTGGGAACTGACCAGTACAACGTCTACTGCCgcattttgaaagtgttttgcTCAAGTGCTGTCGCTGCACACATAAATGGCACAAGCTCTGTAAGACTTAATCCTTTTTATTGAACCTATTGGCATTTTGGAGACATTTTCTAGTGTTTGCAGACCCTCAGAATAAAACAGCTATTTTCTTTGTAATGGATTTGTGTGGGGAAAAGTCTCTCTGGGCCAGTGGCCGTCACATGGCCACCTATACCAAAATTGCTGCACTGCTCAGAGTCGTCCTCTTCCTCATagtcacttaaaaaaaatgctaGATAATCATGAAGTTTTTAAGTTTTACGTTGTTGACAGTTTTCCAGCTGTTGGAGATCTAGCTGTGTCATTTAGCCgaaacacaaaaggaaataGTGCAGTgttgttatattgttattatatatacagcatTATAGTATCAGCACATTGTATGCAATGAGGACACAGGTTCTGTCTACACATATATAAACTTTTAGTTGTTGCACCAACTACAATATTTATaatgaatacatgaattaaagaaattaaatataatattaaatatcaaTATTAACACTTACCTTGCACTCTACTCTGTGAGCTGCCAGGGTGCTCCGAATGTGTAGCTTTATACTGTTTAGATACCAGTAAACACTGCTGACTGGTTTTGGAGAAAGATTCCAATATGGCAGGATGTACTGATGGAATcagtgctgtggaaatggaCATTATTCTGAATTTATTATGACAAAAGGCCTTTATTTCCCACATGGAGGCCTGGTTCTGTCTGCCGCTGAGGTATTTTTGCAGATccttatattatatatcagatatatatatctgaCTATGGGTCCTGGTaacttcatttcattcatttctaagACTTGTCTCTGAGAACAGCCAAGAGTAAATACAGAAAGTAGCCcactttgtttacatgtgtgagGCTGTGGGTCgctgctgatgtgtgtttgctgggTCATGGCAGGAACATGCTGCTCGGTCTACAGGTAGCTGAGGTGCATTGGTGTCGTTCAGATATATAGCATATATACCATCTATATAGCATATAGCATTATTACCATCGTGTTCAGTTCCAGTGTCCAACAGACTTCCCAACAGGA
The sequence above is a segment of the Enoplosus armatus isolate fEnoArm2 chromosome 2, fEnoArm2.hap1, whole genome shotgun sequence genome. Coding sequences within it:
- the commd1 gene encoding COMM domain-containing protein 1, coding for MADVEATKSLSGLLNGIAQKVYYNNSDITEELLKNELYADLPQEEFKALHEKMKGLLKSIATADMDHAQLEAFLTAQTKRQGGGGLTAEQAAALSRFWKSQRVRVRESLLAQSRWEPGLRGLSWRVDLQTAATRGDAAHSGPVALMELELGRAGQDSEFVCLEFDEAKVNQVLKKMADIQESIDRLVHRS